ATGGGTTTTAAAGTTGTGATTAAAGTTAGTAAAAAAAAACTTATTTTTTATTATAAATTTAATAAAATTAACCTATTAATATTTTATCTATATAATAATGTTAAAATACTTGAGTATATCTATCAAACATATGATTGATTTTTTGAATTAAATAAATGGACTTATAATTCTATTCATTTAATCTGTTTCTTTAATATAAAGATATTGAGAGAAGTGGCACTATTTTAACTCTAACTTTTTCTTTGATATTTCTGACTCGAATAAAAAATAAAAGCCTTAGAAATAATTACTTCTAAGGCTCTTTCTTGTTATTTTAAAACGTAATTAGATTCTTTCGTTTTTAATTTCTTCTACAATTTCCGGATTCAATAATGTGCTGATGTCTCCAAAGTTACTAAAGTCTCCCTCAGCAATTTTTCTTAATATTCTACGCATGATTTTACCTGAACGTGTTTTCGGAAGACCTGAAACGAATTGTATTTTATCCAGTTTGGCAATAGGTCCTATTTGATCTGCAATCAACTGATTTATTTCTTTTTTCAGATTATCTTTATCACGGCTTTCTCCGGTTTCCTTAAGTGTTACATAGCCATATAAAGCATTTCCTTTAATATCATGCGGATAGCCTACAATTGCAGATTCTGCTACGGCAGGATGCTGATTAATACTGTCTTCAATAGGAGCTGTTCCTAAATTGTGTCCTGAAACAATAATGACATCATCCACACGCCCTGTAATTCTGTAATAACCTACTTCGTCCCTTAAGGCGCCATCACCGGTAAAATATTTTCCGGGGAAAGCTGTAAAATAAGTCTCCTTGTATCTTTGGTGATCTCTCCAGATTGTTCTTGCAATTCCCGGCCACGGAAAACGGATACAAAGGTTTCCTGTAACCTGATTTCCTGTGATTTCATTACGCTTGTCGTCCATCAATACTGGCTGTATGCCAGGTAAAGGCAGGGTAGCATAGGTCGGTTTTGTAGGCGTAACAAAAGGAAGAGGCGAAATCATAATTCCTCCTGTTTCAGTTTGCCACCATGTGTCTACAATAGGACATTTTTTCTTTCCAACGTGATCGTTGAACCAATGCCATGCTTCGTCATTGATAGGTTCTCCTACAGAACCAATTACTTTTAAAGAACTCAGGTCATGTTTGTCTACCCATTCTGTACTTTCCTTGGCTAGCGAGCGGATGGCAGTAGGAGCGGTGTAAAACTGAGTAATTTTATGTTTTTCAATTACTTCCCAGAAACGATCCGGTTCAGGATAGGTAGGAACTCCCTCAAAAATTACAGTTGTAGCTCCGTTCAATAATGGTCCGTAAAGAATATAAGAGTGTCCTGTGATCCATCCTATATCAGCGGTGCACCAATAGATATCATTTTCCTTATAGTTGAAAACATTTTTAAAAGTGTAGGCAGTATACACCATATAACCGGCACAGGTATGAAGCATCCCCTTTGGTTTTCCTGTAGAACCGGATGTGTACAGAATGAACAGCGGGTCTTCAGAATCCATGATGACTGTAACGAAATCCGGAGAAGCTTTTTCGTAAAGATCAGCCAGCCAGTAATCTCTTCCTTCCTTCATCTTGATTTCGTTGTGGGTTCTCTTTACCACCAAGACTTTTTCAACAGTTGGCGTTTTTTCCAGCGCTTCATCTACGATGCTTTTCAGGTCCAAAACCTTGCTTCCTCTATAGCTTCCATCAGATGTAATCACCATTTTAGCCTCACAGTCATTCACTCTTGAAGAAACAGCAGAGGCAGAGAATCCGGCAAATATAACGGAGTGAACGGCTCCCAATTTAGCACAAGCCAGCATGGTAACAGCCAGTTCAGGGATCATGGGAAGATAGATACATACTCTGTCTCCTTTTTCAATTCCCATATCGCGCAGAACGTTTGCTGTTTTGTTGACACGGGTGTATAATTCGTTGTAAGAAATATGCTGAGCTTCTTCTTTGGGGTCGTTAGGTTCCCAAATAATGGCTGTTTTATCTCCTCTTATGGCAAGATGCCTGTCGATACAGTTTTTTGTGATATTGAGCTTGGCATTTTTGAACCATGTAATCTTCGCTTCATTCATATCATACTTAACAACCTTGCTCCATCTTTGGTACCACACAAAGTTTTGATCGGCTACCTTATCCCAGAATTTCTTTGGGTTTTTGATAGACTTTTTATAATCTTCAAAGTATTGTGGTAAATCTTCTATTAAGTAATTTCTCATATCCCTTTCGTTTTTTGAAATTTGAATTGTATTGATAATTTGTTGATTGTCTTTTGCTTATGTGGTCTTAAAGTTTAAACTGTTTAAGTTTTAAAAATTAAGTAATAGAAAGTGCTTAGAACTTTCCTTTCTTTTGTCGTTTAAAACGATTAAAAATGATATTTAAATATATGTTTAATTTTTCGTCTAGGCCCTATATTCATTGATTTTTTCCTGAATTTCTTCAATGATTTTCTCATCATCAATGGTGGATGGAATCTGAAAATCCTTTCCGTCTAATAATGTTCGGATTAATTTTCTTAGAATCTTTCCGGAGCGTGTTTTTGGAAGCCTTTTTACCACCATTACGCTTTTCAAAAAAGCAACAGCTCCTATTTTTTCTCTGACTTTCAGAATGATTTCTTTTTCTACATTTTCTTCTGAAATTTCGGACCCATTTTTCAAAACGACGGTGGCAAAAGGAACTTGTCCCCGTAAATCGTCATCAATGCCTACTACCGCACATTCGGCAACATCAGGGTGTGAGGAAACAATTTCTTCCATTTCAGAAGTAGAAAGCCTGTGTCCGGCAACGTTAATCACGTCATCCACTCTTCCTGTAATGAAAATATAGCCGTCTTCATCCTGTATGGCGCCATCTCCTGAAAAATAGTAGCCTTTATATTGTGATAAGTAACTGTTTTCAAAACGGTCATGGTCTTTCCAGATTCCAAGAAGTGCCCCTGGAGGGAGAGGAAGTTTGATTACCAGATAGCCTTCATGATGTGGGTTGAGTTCCAGTCCGTTTTCATCAAAAATTTTAATATCATATCCTGGAATTGGTTTTCCTGCGGAAGCTCTTTTTATTTTGTACTGATCATCAAAAGTCATTAATCCCAGCATCGGCCATCCTGATTCGGTTTGCCACCAATGGTCAATCGCGGGAACCCCTATGTGTTCTTCAAACCAATCCAATGTGGCAACATCGCACCTTTCGCCTGCTAAAAATTGCTTTTTAAAATGTGACAGGTCATATTTTTTAACCAATTCTCCATTGGGATCTTCTTTTTTGATGGCCCTGATCGCTGTCGGAGCAGTGAACATTACAGAAACCTTGTATTCCGAAATAATTCTCCAGAAAGTTCCTGCGTCAGGAGTCATGATTGGTTTTCCTTCAAAAATAATCGTGGTATTTCTGTTGATTAGTGGCCCGTACACTGAAAAACTATGTCCAACGGCCCATCCAAAATCTGATGCTGCCCAATAGGTTTCTCCGGGATCCACGCCATAGATATATTTCATGGAATACTTTAATGCCGTGGCGTATCCTCCGGTATCACGAACAATTCCTTTAGGCTTACCTGTAGTTCCCGAGGTATAAAGAAGATAAAGTGGGTGAGTAGACTCAACGGAAATACAGTCTGCGGGTTCTGACTTTTGAACCAGCTCTTCATAGTCAATTAATCCATCAAACATTTCATGTTGGTTATCTACTAATTTTCTATTGTAAACAATGATGTTGGCCACTTTGTCCTGTGCGAGTTCAATTGCTTTTTCTACCAAAGGAAGATAGGGGATTCTTTTTGCGATTTCTATTCCTGCGGTTGCCGTGATTAAGACTTTAGGTTTACAGTCATCAA
This genomic interval from Chryseobacterium joostei contains the following:
- the acs gene encoding acetate--CoA ligase, whose amino-acid sequence is MRNYLIEDLPQYFEDYKKSIKNPKKFWDKVADQNFVWYQRWSKVVKYDMNEAKITWFKNAKLNITKNCIDRHLAIRGDKTAIIWEPNDPKEEAQHISYNELYTRVNKTANVLRDMGIEKGDRVCIYLPMIPELAVTMLACAKLGAVHSVIFAGFSASAVSSRVNDCEAKMVITSDGSYRGSKVLDLKSIVDEALEKTPTVEKVLVVKRTHNEIKMKEGRDYWLADLYEKASPDFVTVIMDSEDPLFILYTSGSTGKPKGMLHTCAGYMVYTAYTFKNVFNYKENDIYWCTADIGWITGHSYILYGPLLNGATTVIFEGVPTYPEPDRFWEVIEKHKITQFYTAPTAIRSLAKESTEWVDKHDLSSLKVIGSVGEPINDEAWHWFNDHVGKKKCPIVDTWWQTETGGIMISPLPFVTPTKPTYATLPLPGIQPVLMDDKRNEITGNQVTGNLCIRFPWPGIARTIWRDHQRYKETYFTAFPGKYFTGDGALRDEVGYYRITGRVDDVIIVSGHNLGTAPIEDSINQHPAVAESAIVGYPHDIKGNALYGYVTLKETGESRDKDNLKKEINQLIADQIGPIAKLDKIQFVSGLPKTRSGKIMRRILRKIAEGDFSNFGDISTLLNPEIVEEIKNERI
- a CDS encoding AMP-binding protein produces the protein MNADIQFKHSIENKEDFWKEQAAEIQWFEFPQQILSKDIKDYPQWFSDGKLNMCYLCIDKHIEDGFGEQNAIVYDSPVTGQKKTYTFNQAKEEISKLAGGLASLGLKKGDTAVIYMPMIPQTLFAMLACARIGVIHNVVFGGFAPHELVVRIDDCKPKVLITATAGIEIAKRIPYLPLVEKAIELAQDKVANIIVYNRKLVDNQHEMFDGLIDYEELVQKSEPADCISVESTHPLYLLYTSGTTGKPKGIVRDTGGYATALKYSMKYIYGVDPGETYWAASDFGWAVGHSFSVYGPLINRNTTIIFEGKPIMTPDAGTFWRIISEYKVSVMFTAPTAIRAIKKEDPNGELVKKYDLSHFKKQFLAGERCDVATLDWFEEHIGVPAIDHWWQTESGWPMLGLMTFDDQYKIKRASAGKPIPGYDIKIFDENGLELNPHHEGYLVIKLPLPPGALLGIWKDHDRFENSYLSQYKGYYFSGDGAIQDEDGYIFITGRVDDVINVAGHRLSTSEMEEIVSSHPDVAECAVVGIDDDLRGQVPFATVVLKNGSEISEENVEKEIILKVREKIGAVAFLKSVMVVKRLPKTRSGKILRKLIRTLLDGKDFQIPSTIDDEKIIEEIQEKINEYRA